One Tetrapisispora phaffii CBS 4417 chromosome 3, complete genome DNA segment encodes these proteins:
- the NHA1 gene encoding Nha1p (similar to Saccharomyces cerevisiae NHA1 (YLR138W); ancestral locus Anc_8.341) — MAVWETLEPTKPHVAYAIVGIFSILFSLVSLFIKEKLYIGESTLAAIYGLIVGPHCLKWFSPTTWGNTDSITLEITRIVLCLQIFAVAVELPRKYMLKHWRSITMLLLPVMTAGWLIIGLFIWIIIPGLNFPAGLLVSACITATDPILAQSVVSGKFAQRVPGHLRNLLSAESGCNDGMAFPFIFLSLNLILHPGEGGEIVKNWICITILYECVFGCILGTFIGYVGRRAIRFGKEKNLVDRESFLAFYIFLSFCCAGFGSTLGVDDLLVSFAAGTAFAWDGWFTDATAESKISTVIEVLLNYSYFIYFGAIIPWEQFNNGEIGTEVWRLIILAIIVLFLRRIPAVVVLTKLIPDIKTWREALFVGHFGPIGVGAIFAAILARSELESSVSDEETPLRQIPPKGTKHWQLISCVWPITCFFVVTSILVHGSSVALITLSRHLNTITLTKSFSTHTTFGGKASWMSRLPQLENSGRSFSLQRVDTDAPEKSGKMSEMSRSSTVETSGIPVRHAGGMRRLNKDQRKHKHIKKKRENFFSKHHKHFPDDELNDLGRERLQLEKEAAAGTFALGGIRNHAPPSPVKGETVESTPSEENEKSYESQIDNGDKSSHTNSYQNSSSVRDYEEKFDQDEDYQIKPIRIEGIDDQTSQSTDERVAQLSQVECKPVTAYVDEDNVIIENREGEVLDHISLARSPDDEEAIKNYHGNEQTSIYSNQNLNKLTRIVSNASSKSFGAIKTAFSPPPPDEKRNDNNKSRYYAYKVGDIVMIENADGEVLRRYRIKTKTDSSGQNENVLHKTLSKLGLKNRREAISDQNLNKEQNDIAHSEDPFTKKMRRNLTPAPKNVSISREGSLIDEDLEETSIEEPDLQNFDTQSYNGSGYEMSINGEANDHNHSSDDNDDSYSSGEESETSIQKIRRLAALGAVEDNGSNNNEK; from the coding sequence ATGGCTGTTTGGGAGACTTTGGAGCCGACTAAGCCCCACGTCGCTTATGCTATCGTGGGTATTTTTTCTATCCTGTTTTCTTTGGTGTCTTTGTTTATCAAGGagaaattatatatagGTGAGTCGACATTAGCAGCAATATACGGGTTGATTGTTGGACCACACTGTTTGAAATGGTTCAGTCCGACAACATGGGGGAACACAGACTCGATCACTCTGGAAATTACTCGTATTGTCCTATGTCTACAAATTTTTGCTGTCGCCGTCGAACTGCCAAGAAAATATATGCTGAAACATTGGAGATCGATCACTATGCTATTACTGCCGGTCATGACAGCTGGTTGGTTGATAATCGGTTTATTCATATGGATTATCATACCGGGACTTAATTTCCCTGCAGGCCTACTGGTATCCGCTTGCATCACTGCAACAGATCCTATCTTGGCCCAATCTGTGGTGTCAGGTAAATTCGCTCAGAGAGTGCCTGGCCATTTGAGAAACTTATTATCTGCAGAATCTGGTTGTAATGATGGCATGGCATTTCCCTTCATTTTCTTatctttgaatttgattCTGCATCCAGGAGAAGGTGGAGAAATTGTCAAAAATTGGATCTGTATCACAATTCTATACGAATGTGTCTTCGGGTGCATCTTAGGTACTTTCATTGGTTACGTTGGAAGAAGAGCAATTAGATTCGGCAAAGAAAAGAACCTTGTCGATCGTGAGTCTTTCCTAGCTTTCTACATTTTCCTATCATTCTGCTGTGCAGGTTTTGGTTCAACACTAGGTGTTGATGATCTATTGGTTTCTTTTGCTGCAGGTACAGCATTTGCATGGGATGGTTGGTTCACTGACGCTACTGCAGAGAGTAAGATTTCCACAGTCATCGAAGTCTTATTGAATTACTcatatttcatttatttcGGTGCAATCATTCCATGGGAACAGTTCAACAATGGGGAAATTGGTACTGAAGTATGGAGATTGATAATTTTAGCAATTATTGTTCTTTTCTTACGTAGAATCCCAGCTGTTGTCGTCCTAACAAAACTTATTCCAGATATAAAAACATGGAGAGAGGCTCTATTCGTAGGTCATTTTGGCCCGATCGGTGTCGGTGCTATTTTTGCAGCTATTTTAGCAAGATCGGAGTTGGAATCATCTGTCAGTGATGAAGAGACTCCATTGAGACAAATCCCTCCAAAAGGTACGAAACATTGGCAATTGATATCCTGTGTCTGGCCAATCACATGCTTCTTTGTTGTTACCTCAATATTAGTGCACGGTTCCTCTGTTGctttaataacattaagTCGTCATTTGAACACAATTACCTTGACAAAATCTTTCAGCACTCACACAACCTTTGGTGGAAAAGCATCATGGATGAGCAGATTACCGCAATTAGAAAACTCAGGTCGTTCCTTCTCATTACAACGTGTTGATACTGATGCTCCAGAAAAATCTGGAAAAATGTCAGAAATGTCAAGATCAAGCACTGTCGAAACAAGTGGTATACCTGTAAGGCATGCCGGTGGTATGAGAAGATTGAACAAAGACCAACGGAAACATAAAcatataaagaagaaaagagaaAACTTCTTTTCCAAGCATCATAAACATTTTCCTGATGATGAATTAAACGATTTAGGAAGAGAAAGATTACAGTTAGAAAAAGAAGCCGCTGCTGGTACATTTGCATTAGGTGGTATACGTAACCACGCTCCACCATCTCCAGTTAAAGGTGAAACCGTTGAATCTACACCTTCAGAAGAAAATGAGAAAAGCTACGAGAGCCAAATCGACAACGGAGATAAAAGCAGTCATACAAATAGCTATCAAAATAGTTCTTCTGTCCGCGATTATGAAGAGAAGTTCGACCAAGATGAAGATTATCAAATTAAGCCAATCAGAATCGAAGGCATCGATGATCAGACCTCCCAATCTACTGATGAGAGGGTGGCACAATTATCTCAAGTCGAATGTAAACCTGTCACCGCCTATGTCGACGAAgataatgttattattgaaaatagaGAAGGTGAAGTTCTTGACCATATTAGCTTGGCAAGATCTccagatgatgaagaagctATTAAAAACTACCATGGCAACGAGCAGACTTCCATATATAGTAACCAGAATCTAAACAAATTAACCAGAATTGTTTCAAATGCATCAAGTAAAAGTTTTGGAGCTATAAAGACTGCATTTTCCCCACCTCCACCGGATGAGAAAcgtaatgataataataaatccCGTTATTATGCATATAAGGTCGGTGATATAGTTATGATAGAAAATGCAGATGGTGAAGTGTTAAGAAGATACAGAATCAAAACCAAAACTGATAGTAGTGGTCAAAATGAAAACGTTTTGCATAAAACTTTGTCTAAATTAGGTTTGAAAAACCGTAGAGAAGCCATCTCAGatcaaaatttgaataagGAACAAAATGACATTGCGCATAGCGAGGATCCGTTTACAAAGAAGATGAGAAGAAACTTAACACCCGCTCCCAAGAATGTCTCAATTTCAAGAGAAGGTtcattaattgatgaagatTTGGAAGAGACTTCCATCGAGGAGCCagatttacaaaattttgATACACAATCATACAATGGTAGTGGTTACGAAATGAGTATCAATGGTGAAGCAAATGATCACAACCACAGTAGcgatgataatgatgacTCATATTCAAGTGGAGAAGAATCTGAAACATCTATCCAAAAGATTAGACGTTTAGCTGCATTAGGTGCTGTTGAAGACAATGgttctaataataatgaaaaataa
- the ACL4 gene encoding Acl4p (similar to Saccharomyces cerevisiae YDR161W; ancestral locus Anc_8.343): MSDMQDVIEKARELLGENNAKEALSVLKPLKKKLKNPNDSILPLMQIFIDVYLEKGDVEKAYPILSDACELDPTGSKGGSEKFFTFGQVTGGEDGIKIIYQGIENISQEAGESISEEQLNKIVGGLLSMIEIWMTDLCMEPNAESQCEELIQKAMEISENRSPETWSMLGSIRISQQRFSDASNAFIQAWEYFEIKKQNIEKSLASNAIASHREYIELLQPLLALAKMCIEMGLYEIALKIISAVKDIEEDNLENYYLEGFVHYLLCKVTQFKATKKDIEITAENIYEFNEHFEDIRIEINNPTLSDLINDSRIALTFVVKLGENVDKEDNVSQELVAGANKLLKELGGAVDINTLMRSKKGENVEEADLELDLEVEEDEN; the protein is encoded by the coding sequence atgagTGATATGCAAGATGTTATCGAGAAAGCAAGAGAATTATTAGGTGAGAACAATGCTAAAGAAGCATTGAGTGTTTTGAAACctttgaaaaagaaacttAAGAACCCTAATGACTCTATCTTACCTTTGATGCAAATTTTCATCGATGTTTATCTTGAAAAAGGTGACGTTGAAAAAGCTTATCCAATATTATCCGATGCATGCGAATTAGATCCAACTGGCTCTAAAGGAGGTTCAGAAAAATTCTTTACCTTTGGCCAAGTTACAGGTGGTGAAGATGgtattaaaatcatttacCAAGGTATCGAAAATATATCACAAGAGGCTGGCGAAAGTATAAGTGAAGAGCAATTAAACAAGATTGTTGGCGGTCTTTTATCAATGATTGAAATTTGGATGACAGATTTATGCATGGAACCAAACGCTGAATCTCAATGTGAAGAATTGATTCAAAAAGCAATGGAGATCTCTGAAAACAGATCACCTGAAACATGGTCTATGTTAGGATCAATCAGAATATCACAACAGAGATTCTCTGATGCTAGTAATGCATTTATACAAGCTTGGGAATACTTCGAAATtaagaaacaaaatattgaaaagagTTTGGCTTCCAACGCCATTGCTTCCCACAgagaatatattgaattattacaacCATTATTGGCACTAGCTAAAATGTGTATTGAAATGGGTTTATATGAAATTgctttgaaaataattagTGCCGTAAAggatattgaagaagataatcTAGAAAACTATTATCTGGAAGGTTTTGTACATTACTTGTTATGTAAAGTCACACAGTTCAAAGCCACTAAAAAGGACATAGAAATAACAGCTGAAAACATATATGAGTTTAATGAACATTTCGAAGATATAAGAATAGAAATAAACAATCCTACGTTGTcagatttaataaatgacTCTCGTATTGCGTTGACTTTTGTAGTCAAATTAGGTGAAAACGttgataaagaagataacGTTTCTCAGGAATTAGTTGCCGGTGCTAACAAacttttaaaagaattaggTGGCGCTGTGGACATTAACACATTAATGAGATCTAAGAAAGGTGAAAATGTAGAGGAAGCAGATTTAGAGTTGGATTTAGAAGTAGAGGAAGATGAAAATTAG
- the GIR2 gene encoding Gir2p (similar to Saccharomyces cerevisiae GIR2 (YDR152W); ancestral locus Anc_8.334) has translation MDYKEEQQQEIEVLESIYPDELTIINDNYPNIQFEVTLKLDVEIGLGSLSKEHIITVHFQLPENYPDEPPIIRLKAQEISLKDDEEEEEEEEEREFDEHGNIIVSKLENLPDKISFQKYMPVLESQIESQIESDMLIGMQMCFTLLSTTKDSCETWFRDELKTLEQEYEKKREEKEKEEQVKFNGTKVTKESYLAWREKFRNELKMDRKDHERREEAHNGKLTGKMMFERNVAGTNDDIDEAEGEVENNDNEVNDIASSLKKI, from the coding sequence atggaCTACAAAGAAGAGCAACAACAAGAAATCGAAGTTCTAGAATCAATCTATCCTGATGAGCTAACCATTATCAATGATAATTACCccaatattcaatttgaaGTTACTTTGAAACTTGATGTGGAAATTGGACTGGGTTCTTTATCAAAAGAACACATTATTACAGtacattttcaattacCAGAAAATTATCCTGATGAGCCACCAATTATTCGTTTGAAAGCTCAAGAAATATCATTGAAAGATgacgaagaagaagaggaagaagaagaagaaagagaattCGATGAGCATGGTAATATAATAGTTTCAAAACTAGAGAATCTCCCtgataaaatatctttccAGAAATATATGCCAGTGCTAGAATCCCAAATAGAATCCCAGATTGAATCCGATATGTTAATCGGTATGCAAATGTGTTTTACCTTATTATCTACTACCAAAGATAGCTGTGAGACTTGGTTTAGAGACGAGTTAAAGACTTTGGAGCAAGAATATGAAAAGAAGAGAGaagaaaaggaaaaagaagaacaagTTAAATTCAATGGTACAAAGGTAACGAAAGAATCTTATTTAGCGTGGAGAGAAAAATTCAGAAACGAGTTAAAAATGGATAGAAAAGACCATGAAAGAAGGGAAGAAGCCCACAATGGTAAACTAACTGGTAAAATGATGTTCGAACGTAACGTTGCAGGTACTAACGATGATATAGATGAAGCAGAAGGAGAGGTAGagaataatgataatgaagtCAATGACATCGCTAGTAgcttaaagaaaatatag
- the SAC3 gene encoding Sac3p (similar to Saccharomyces cerevisiae SAC3 (YDR159W); ancestral locus Anc_8.340) produces MSSGFMNNLQDGRSTDFSKSGSQLKNKPMHKRKQSHESEFSKNNGNTQKKNGPKKLMMVQNDAVKDKVIGSIMSNPSNFGFQKRNYKRRELPRFLLGQNPQLKPRPFKQDPWDKLNQDKMTELENSIEDLTELYETLKKMRDNERKVMEKKGLVDKADFAKDLNDAIVFQGTCQDMCPIFERARRNVEYTVYSYEKDDPNSKKASVSKALKVFARPAAAAAPPLPSDVRPPHILVKTLDYLIDNLLPTLPASEGFIWDRMRSIRQDFTYQNYLGPEAIDCNERIVRIHLLIIHIMVKSGNEFSLQQELEQLHKSLITLSEIYDDVRNAGGACPNEAEFRAYGLLSKIRDPEYEKNIQELPDEIFKNELVQIALCFRKFISNSGFSERGFIRTESCLNFYTSYFQLMKSGNVPFLMNSFLEIYLNEVRFYAMKSLSHTLNKKSKPLSLDYIKENLSFNSNEEIISFCDYYSIDVVNDGIDLKTLSHHSHRIPESKPLKQSYLNFVDNQLQQQKYQHIINSGLPNIDSLPNVVSPLTVSVSENEFENDEEMELEDATMNQQVKSFTNSKPFFGKAEDKNEVISSAPKKNSLLEEKLKALRKQGGNKFNLPNLKQSNVVDKDEVKLEKIEEAKFSTSDIPIEAKFISETTPAISKPAIEFNLNSAFSGDSKKGPDESSTMMSSIFNNNIANETLTPRPAIKESIKKLDSLENKTEGSSLKANSFQGLFKKDVQPKGNRFNETKIEPSPISLHTKKSTTESELKKTQTIARKNLEDEKKSMIDSLSRKLYYAFIHEQCYLICNESKAEAHYINNKKKNYLNKWKRLLKNKQKEEEENKKRKEELLSVNKQLGVPIIRKVSLLSTPTTRNVSSSSFRIPSSTMKRTVLSPVNNEKSSFNHNNQKGNTNDIWEQFDIEQIYSNPIMKKCNKENIKSHSILLYSNNYSCVSTKWMLHKFGLFGDMNSRVIKGKDSSLTIKKVGLQEPPSSLEESQLLVFNTGVTAANIFDLELKLKQDGEDLVKLASKISISTNIKFSILIVYWESLETTFSENDITKFLKLPRISKSFESVLADIVVTRISNNFPEESLRRGLCEISSKYSFQYTEKGLQSSEKGLSARSIAGIASNGGSNTSLNSKNIDAKMKKMLEYEKQKYNSERSKNNTYAHLQIHLAASPKMRKRKLPILFSEVQNGKFRTPSAISIDAISSSPSVSSHLANKFRKTQQRIISAPDMVAPGTPSYINNLPRANLQLPLRLPSLEVTPVISRKVTPNSHILATTMISGDTSNGALNHSVTSSATRWNTSNVITATPVVQTSTMHVPVTHKRSTTPRHETFHGSIRTPSGGKTNSTRVSSLNNLRTLIDSVKKRAHD; encoded by the coding sequence ATGTCTAGCGGATTTATGAATAATCTGCAGGATGGTAGGTCTactgatttttcaaaaagtGGGTCTCAATTGAAGAACAAGCCTATGcataaaagaaaacaatcTCATGAGAGCGAGTTTTCTAAAAACAATGGTAATACTCAGAAGAAGAACGGCCCTAAGAAGTTAATGATGGTCCAGAATGATGCAGTTAAAGATAAAGTTATAGGCTCTATTATGTCGAACCCTTCTAACTTTGGGTTTCAAAAGAGAAACTATAAGAGAAGAGAGTTGCCAAGGTTTTTACTCGGACAGAATCCACAGTTGAAGCCAAGACCATTTAAACAAGACCCATGGGATAAGTTAAACCAGGATAAAATGActgaattagaaaatagTATAGAAGACTTGACGGAGTTGTATGAGAcactgaaaaaaatgagaGATAACGAAAGAAAAGTTATGGAAAAGAAAGGACTAGTGGACAAGGCCGATTTTGCGAAAGATTTGAATGATGCTATTGTTTTCCAAGGTACATGTCAAGATATGTGtccaatttttgaaagagCAAGAAGAAACGTCGAATACACAGTCTATTCTTATGAAAAAGATGATCCCAATAGTAAAAAGGCTTCTGTTTCAAAGGCTTTGAAAGTTTTTGCAAGACCTGCAGCAGCAGCTGCCCCTCCTCTACCATCTGATGTCAGACCTCCCCATATTCTAGTTAAAACATTGGACtatttaattgataacTTATTACCCACTCTTCCTGCTAGTGAAGGTTTTATTTGGGATAGGATGAGATCTATTAGACAAGATTTTacttatcaaaattatttaggCCCTGAAGCAATCGATTGTAATGAAAGGATTGTAAGAATACATCTATTGATAATTCATATTATGGTTAAATCGGGAAATGAGTTTTCATTACAACAAGAATTAGAACAATTACATAAATCTTTAATCACTTTATCTGAAATCTATGATGATGTAAGAAATGCAGGCGGTGCATGCCCAAATGAAGCTGAATTTAGAGCTTATGGTTTATTAAGTAAAATTAGAGACCCAGAATACGAGAAGAATATTCAAGAATTACCagatgaaatttttaaaaatgagCTAGTCCAAATAGCTTTATGTTtcagaaaatttatttcaaactCTGGCTTCTCAGAAAGAGGTTTTATTCGTACCGAATCATGTCTGAATTTTTACACAAGTTATTTCCAATTGATGAAATCTGGAAACGTTCCTTTTTTGATGAACTCTTTCttagaaatatatttgaatgaagTTAGATTTTATGCAATGAAGTCACTTTCCCATACTTTGAACAAAAAATCTAAACCTTTAAGTTTAGACTATATCAAAGAAAATCTCTCTTTCAACtcaaatgaagaaatcaTTTCATTTTGTGATTATTATTCGATAGATGTCGTCAATGATGgaattgatttaaaaacTTTATCGCACCATTCTCATAGGATACCAGAATCAAAACCATTAAAACAAtcatatttgaattttgtgGATAATCAATTGCAACAGCAAAAATACCAACATATAATCAACAGTGGTTTACCAAATATTGATTCATTACCAAATGTTGTTAGTCCGCTTACTGTATCTGTTTCTGAAAATGAGTTcgaaaatgatgaagagATGGAGCTTGAAGATGCGACCATGAATCAACAAGTGAAATCATTTACCAATTCGAAACCGTTTTTTGGCAAAGCAgaagataaaaatgaagTTATTTCTTCTGCTCCAAAAAAGAACTCATTACTAGAAGAGAAATTAAAAGCTTTGCGTAAACAAGGaggaaataaatttaatttaccaaatttgaaacaatCAAATGTTGTTGATAAAGATGAGGTAAAacttgaaaaaattgaagaagcCAAATTTAGCACCAGTGACATTCCAATAGAGGCTAAGTTTATTAGCGAAACGACACCAGCCATTTCCAAACCAGCAATcgaatttaatttaaacaGTGCATTTTCTGGTGATTCAAAGAAGGGTCCTGATGAATCTTCAACGATGATGTCttcaatattcaataataacataGCTAATGAAACTCTAACACCTCGTCCAGCTATTAaagaatcaattaaaaaacttGACTCCTTAGAGAATAAAACAGAAGGTAGTTCATTAAAAGCAAATAGTTTCCAAggtttatttaaaaaagacGTCCAACCAAAGGGCAACCGTTTTAACgaaacaaaaattgaacCATCTCCTATTTCTCTTCACACTAAAAAGTCTACAACTGAGtctgaattgaaaaagacTCAGACTATTGCAAGAAAGAATttagaagatgaaaaaaaaagcATGATAGATTCTCTGTCAAGAAAGCTGTATTATGCATTTATTCATGAACAGTGCTATTTAATATGTAATGAATCAAAAGCTGAAGCccattatattaataataagaaaaaaaattatttaaacaaGTGGAAaagattattaaaaaataaacaaaaagaagaagaagaaaacaaaaaaagaaaagaagaattgcTTTCTGTCAATAAGCAATTAGGTGTACCGATCATACGAAAAGTATCGTTGCTGTCGACACCAACTACTCGTAATGTCAgttcttcatcttttaGAATACCATCTTCAACTATGAAAAGAACTGTATTATCTCctgttaataatgaaaaatctaGTTTTAACCATAATAACCAAAAGGGTAATACAAACGATATTTGGGAacaatttgatattgaacaaatatattcaaatccTATCATGAAAAAATGTAATAAGgagaatataaaaagtcacagtattttattatatagtaACAATTATAGCTGTGTTTCAACTAAGTGGATGTTACATAAATTTGGACTTTTTGGGGATATGAATTCCCGGGTCATTAAAGGTAAAGATTCATCGTTAACTATTAAAAAGGTAGGACTACAGGAGCCACCGTCTTCACTAGAGGAATCACAATTGCTTGTATTCAATACTGGTGTCACCGCTGCGaacatttttgatttaGAATTAAAGTTAAAACAAGATGGTGAAGATCTAGTTAAATTGGcttctaaaatttcaatatccACTAACATCAAATTTAGCATTTTGATCGTTTATTGGGAGTCATTGGAGACTACATTTAGTGAAAACGATATTactaaatttttaaaattaccaagaatatcaaaatcttttgaaaGTGTGCTAGCTGATATTGTTGTGACCAGAATTTCCAACAATTTTCCGGAGGAGTCCTTACGTAGAGGCCTTTGTGAAATAAGTAGCAAATATTCGTTCCAATACACAGAAAAAGGATTACAATCGAGCGAGAAAGGATTGTCAGCACGCTCAATTGCTGGCATCGCTTCCAATGGTGGAAGCAACACTTCTTTAAACTCCAAGAACATTGATGCcaagatgaagaagatgttGGAGTACGAGAAACAAAAATACAATTCAGAGAGATCCAAGAATAACACGTACGCTCACTTGCAAATACATCTCGCTGCGTCACCCAAAATGAGGAAGAGAAAGCTACCTATTTTGTTCTCCGAAGTACAGAATGGCAAATTCCGAACCCCATCTGCGATATCCATCGATGCAATCTCTTCATCACCTAGCGTATCCTCCCACTTGGCCAACAAATTCAGAAAGACCCAACAGCGTATTATCAGCGCACCTGACATGGTTGCACCGGGAACACCTAGTTACATCAACAACCTACCACGCGCTAACTTGCAACTACCATTACGATTACCATCCTTGGAGGTGACACCTGTGATCTCGAGAAAAGTGACCCCGAATAGCCACATCTTAGCTACCACCATGATATCCGGTGACACAAGCAATGGAGCACTAAACCACTCTGTTACATCTTCCGCTACTAGGTGGAACACCAGCAATGTAATAACCGCCACGCCAGTCGTCCAAACGTCAACAATGCATGTGCCAGTGACCCACAAGCGTTCCACTACACCACGTCATGAGACCTTCCATGGCTCAATAAGAACTCCATCGGGAGGGAAGACCAACTCCACAAGAGTCTCGAGTCTTAACAACCTGAGGACGCTAATAGACTCTGTCAAGAAGCGTGCACACGACTAG
- the TPHA0C00740 gene encoding uncharacterized protein (similar to Saccharomyces cerevisiae ENT5 (YDR153C); ancestral locus Anc_8.335) — MDSLSKKIQNLGMHDLRNAGRFMQNMIVQYEPYQIDVRRASNTDAWGPTSKHLQKVLRHKYSVPLYLITEYTLKRLIDHIATNSKNVYEKARKEYVNFGSEWRVVFKCLVILDFLLLNVNDGDELQQITSCLKKHKHILNKETMNYKIQFSNDGKMEIHEQSIRTKCEVILSYLSEPEILNVERLKHKKNQMKIQRSNESAIMTNNINFDTNEIANNIANNNLEVEDSNDDEDEELQARVNYEHRRHTSTKIDEERRKRRELLKERIKNNEEQRRKLSQSSMSANEVPDLLDFGDFDTTVSNSTNNNDFVDNLSNKEVNKDDDDEFGEFQSEMIMNNTTLKIEDNKNNEDLLSGLSNDNAPEADTASVKKNDVFMDLFTNSKSLI, encoded by the coding sequence ATGGATTCATTGTCGAAGAAGATTCAGAATCTGGGTATGCATGATTTGAGAAATGCTGGTAGGTTCATGCAGAATATGATTGTTCAGTATGAGCCGTATCAAATTGATGTGAGAAGAGCCTCTAATACTGATGCTTGGGGCCCAACCTCAAAACATCTACAAAAAGTTTTGAGACATAAATATAGTGTCCCATTGTATTTGATTACTGAGTACACTTTGAAGAGATTGATTGATCATATTGCTACGAATTCGAAGAATGTATACGAAAAAGCTAGAAAGGAGTACGTCAATTTCGGTTCAGAGTGGAGAGTTGTCTTTAAATGTTTGGTTattttagattttttattattaaacgTCAATGATGGTGATGAATTACAGCAAATCACAAGTTGCTTGaaaaaacataaacatATCTTGAATAAAGAGACTATGAACTATAAAATTCAGTTCTCGAATGATGGGAAGATGGAAATCCATGAACAATCAATTAGAACCAAATGTGAAGTGATATTATCTTATTTGAGTGAACCTGAAATTCTAAATGTGGAGAGATTGAAGCACAAAAAGAACCAAATGAAGATCCAAAGGTCAAATGAAAGTGCGATTATGactaataatattaatttcgACACGAATGAGATCGCAAACAATATTGCAAACAATAATTTGGAAGTTGAGGATtctaatgatgatgaagatgaagagCTACAAGCAAGAGTCAATTACGAACATAGAAGACATACATCAACTAAGATAGACGAAGAAAGGAGAAAGAGGAGAGAATTGCTAAAGGAGAGAATTAAGAATAATGAAGAACAAAGGCGAAAGTTGAGTCAATCATCTATGTCTGCCAATGAAGTGCCTGATTTGTTAGACTTTGGTGATTTTGATACAACAGTCAGTAACTCCaccaataataatgattttgtAGATAATTTAAGTAATAAGGAGGTCAATAAAgacgatgatgatgagTTCGGTGAATTTCAAAGtgaaatgataatgaataaCACTACGttgaaaattgaagataataagaataatgaAGATCTTTTATCAGGATTATCGAATGATAATGCACCAGAAGCTGATACTGCGTCAGTTAAAAAGAATGACGTATTTATGGACTTATttacaaattcaaaatcattaatataa
- the RPA14 gene encoding DNA-directed RNA polymerase I subunit RPA14 (similar to Saccharomyces cerevisiae RPA14 (YDR156W); ancestral locus Anc_8.337): MMKPGRRFNISSTLNSPVVIHKRGRSQHLNKEEVLAFLDNFISEKENLLENEFSLSAAQEGGDETAAGTGNKFDNNLTVSLAQLKRLQRDFKGLPPSIVIKTPVNASTNAAPVEEEQEEQEESKDASGNIVTKSASGGSKMKFTDDD, from the coding sequence ATGATGAAACCAGGAAGaagatttaatatttctagCACTTTGAACAGTCCCGTGGTGATCCACAAGAGAGGGCGTTCTCAACATTTGAACAAAGAAGAGGTATTGGCGTTCcttgataattttattagcGAGAAGGAGAATCTTTTGGAGAACGAATTCTCTTTGAGCGCCGCTCAAGAAGGCGGCGATGAGACTGCTGCTGGCACTGGCAATAAATTTGACAACAATCTAACTGTGTCCTTGGCCCAATTGAAGAGATTGCAAAGAGATTTCAAAGGTTTACCTCCTTCAATAGTGATAAAAACCCCGGTTAATGCTTCAACCAACGCGGCTCCtgttgaagaagaacaagaagaacaagaagaatCAAAAGACGCCAGTGGTAACATTGTCACAAAGAGCGCAAGTGGAGGTAGTAAGATGAAGTTCACAGATGACGATTAG